Below is a window of Candidatus Krumholzibacteriia bacterium DNA.
CCGCGGCACGGAAGGTGTCGCCGGCGGCGAGAAGGACCCTGTGTCCCCGACTCCGGTACCAGGCCGCGAGCTTGGCGATCGAAGTGGTCTTGCCCACGCCGTTCACACCGACCATGAGCACCACGTGCGGGGGGCCTCCGGGCGCCGGAGGTTCCGAGGAAGCGCCTCCCAGCAGCTCGGCCACTTCCTCCTGCAACACCGCCACGACGTCCTCGACCGAAGCCGCCCCACCCTTCCCGCGGAGCCGCTTGCCCAGTCCCTCGGTCAGTTCGACGGCGGCGTCGACACCGACATCGGCACCGATCAGGACCTCCTCGATCTCCTCGAGGAACTCGTCGCTGAGGAAGACCTCGCGCTTGACCACGGCGCTGAGCCGCGACACGAGGTTCGAACGGGTCTTGCCGAGACTCTTCTTGAGCTTCCGCAGGGCACCCAGGACCACGGATCAGCCCTCCCCGTTGGCGGCCTGCAGACGCGCGGCCGGGTCACCGCGCTGCGCCTCGCGGTCGCGGGCAATGTCCTCGAGTGCGGCGATCGGATCGGCCTTGTCGAGCTGTTCGAAGCTGACCGACACGAGGCGACTGACGCCGTGCTCCTCCATGGTCACGCCGTAGAGGTGATCCGCCGACTCCATCGTCAGCTTGTTGTGCGTGATCACGATGAACTGCGTGCGCTCGGAGAAACGCTCGAGCAGCCGCACGAAGCGACCCACGTTCATGTCGTCGAGCGGGGCGTCGACCTCGTCGAGCAGACAGAACGGACTCGGCTTGATCAGATAGACCGCGAACAGCAAGGCGATCGCGGTGAGCGCGCGCTCGCCACCCGACAGCAGACTGACGCTGTCGATACGCTTGCCCGTGGGCCGTGCCACGACCTCGATCTCGCCCTCGAGTGGGTCGTCGGCGCGATGCAACACGAGATCGGACTCGCCGCCCTGGAAGAGGGTCGCGAAGATCTCCTTGAAGTTCGCGCGCACCTGCTCGTAGGTCTCGCGGAAGAGATTGCGTGCCGTGCGGTTGATGCGGTCGATGGCCTGGAGCAGATCTTCCTTGCTCTGCAGCAGGTCGTCGCGCTGCTTCTCGAGGAACTCCAGGCGTTCCTTCTTCTCGTCGTACTCCTCGAGCGCGACGAAGTTGACCGGACCGATCTGGTCGAGCTTGCGCTGCCGCTCGGCGAGCATCTCCTCGACCTGGTCCATCTGCACGGTGCCGAGTTCCTTGGCTCCGTCGTCGGCCTCGCGCACCAGCTCCTTCGGCAAGGCTTCCAGATCGAGGGAGACGAAACCCTCCTCGACCGTCGTCTGGAACTTCTCGGTGATCCGGTCGGTCACGTTCCGGGTCTGGTACTCGAGTTCCGTGCGGCGTGTCTGCACCTCGTGCAGGGCGTCGCCGCGTTCGCGGCGTCGTTTCTCCACCGCTCGCAGTGAATCCTGGACCACCTCCACCTCGGCGCGGCGGGTCTCGATCGCTTCCTGGGCCTCGCGTAGGCTCTCCCGTCGCTCCTCGCGCTCGCGATGCATGCTGGTGACCCGTTCGGCGTTCTCGTCGACCGTGGCCCGCCACGTGATCAGATCCTGGTCCAGCGACGAGTCCTCGGACTGCAGGCGCTCGATGCGACCACGCAGGTCCTCGGACATGTTGGCCAGTCGCTCGAGGCGGCTGGCCAGCTCGCGGTCGGTGCCACGATCGTGGGTGAGTTGCAGACGCGCTTCGGACAGCGCCTGCCCCGCGGCGTCGCGCTGTTGCTCGAGATCCTGCACCTGCTCGGTCAACGCGGCGACACGCTGCTCGCTGGCCTCCTGATCGGCTCCGTGTCGGCCCAGCTCGCGGCGCATTCCGTCGACGCGCTGCATCAGCTCGTCGATCTCGCCGTGCACGCGCGTGCGTCCTTCGATCGCGCGTTCGAGCTGTTTGTCCTCGCGCTCGAGCACGCTGCGGCGCGTGGCGAGCTCATGCGTGAGCTCGCCCACCGACTGCTGCACGTGGACGAGGTCGCGCCGGCACTGCTCCACCCGTTGCCGGGCGGACTCGACCTGGGCCGCAGCTTCGTGCTGCGTGCGCTGGCGCGACGCGACCATCTCGCGCTGCCGCTCGACCTCGGTGGCGAGTTCCTCGACCTGGTCCTGCCGGCCGAAGAGCGCGAGCTGACGGCGCGCGCCGGCACCACCGCGCACGAGCCCGTCCTGACGCAGGAACAGACCTTCGCGCGACAGGAAGCTGTATCCGTCGCCGGCATGGCGGATGGAAGCCTCGACCGCCTCGTCGTTCGTCTCGACCACGCGCACGCGATCGAGCCAACGGCGGAGCAGAGGAGACGCCTCTTCCTCGAGCCGCGCGAGATCCAGAGCCGGTCGGCCAGGCAATGAAGGATCGTGGCCGATGCCCTGACCACCCGCGCCGGTGTCGGCCAGGAAGCTGGCCATCCCCAGGCCTCGCTGCGCCAGGTGATCGGCCAGTTCCCGGGCATCGCGAACGTCGCCCACGAGCAACGCGTCGGCGTCCTCTCCGAACACGAGCTCGAAGGCGGCCTCGTAGCCGGGTTCGACCTTCAGCCGCTCGGCCATGGCGCCCCGCGTGCGCTCGCGGTGATCGGGATCGCGCAGCAGCGCGGCCGCGCCGGCGCGGTAACCCTCGAGCTCGTCGGCGATGCGCGTAGCGATCTCGTGTCGACTCTCGAGACGGGCGAGTTCGTCGGTCGCCGACTCGCGCTGCTCGCGCGCATGTTGCAGAGCGTCCTCGGCCGCGCCCACGTCCTCCTGGGCCGCCCTCACCGCGCGCTCGACGTCGCTCTGCTCACGCGTGGCGGACACCACGCGCGTCTCGAGATCGGCCAGTTCCTCGCGCAGGTTCCGCTTGGAGGTCTCGGCCTCCTGCACGGCGTGGTCGAGGCGCTCGGCCTCCTCGCGCAGACCCTCGAGGCGCGTCTCCGCGGTGGCGATGTCGCGCTTGTGGTCGGCCTCCTCCTTGAGGAAGCCCAGCGACAACTGCTGCGCCGCGGCGAGCTGGTTGCGTGCGTCCTCGTACTGCTCGAGCACGGCCCGAGCGCGCTCGTCCAGCTCGCGCACGAAACGCTCCCGCTCCTCGATCGTGGCCGAGGTCTCGTCGCGTTCCTGGCGGGCCGCGTCGTGCTCGTCGTCGATGTCCTGCAGTCGCGTGCGACTCCGATCGACGTCCTCGGCGATCTCGCTGCGCCGCCGCGTGGCAGTGTCGATCTTCTCGCGCAGCACCATGAGTTCGCCCTCGATGGCGTTGATCCCCGCCTCGAGTTCGCTCACCGCGTGGGCACGATCGCGACGCGTCTGCTCCAGGGCATCGAGCTCGGGGCGCATCGTCTCGAGCGACGCGCTCAGCCGTGCGGCCTCGGCGTCGTCCCCCGCACCCTCGGTGCTCAGGGACTGTTCGCGCTCGGTGAGTTCGTCGATCTGCCGGGCCAGGTCGCGCAGACGATGGTGCGCGCGGATGAGTTCGAGCCCGCGCACCTCGCCGAAGAGCCGCTGGTGACGCCGGGCCTTGCCGACCTGCCGGGCCAGGCTGCGCACCTGCTTGCCGATCTCCTCGATGATGTCCTCGACGCGCAGCAGGTCGCGCTCGGTGAGGTCGAGCTTCCGCAGGGCTTCCTTGCGCTTCACCTTGTAGCGCACGATGCCCGAGCCCTCTTCGAGGATGGTGCGGACCTTGTTCTCGTTCGGGTCGAGGACCTGCCCGACCACCTCCTGCTCGATCACCGAGTAGGCGTTGTTGCCCACGCCCGTGTCGTAGAAGAGGTCGCGGATGTCCTTGAGCCGGCACGGCGTCTTGTTCAGGAAGTAGTCGCTGTTGCCCGAGCGCGAGACGCGGCGGGTGATCGCCACCTCGTCGTAGGGCACGTTCAGACGCTGCGCGCTGTTGTCGAAGACGAGACTGACCTCGGCCATCGACAGGGGCTTGCGCTTGCGCGTGCCCTTGAAGATGACGTCTTCCATCTTCTCGCCGCGGAGCTGTTTGGCGCTCTGTTCCCCGAGCACCCATCGGACCGCGTCGACCACGTTGCTCTTGCCGCATCCGTTCGGCCCGAGCACGGTGGTGATGCCGTCGCGGAAATCGAGCACGGTCCGGTCCATGAAGGACTTGAAGCCGATCATCTCGACACGCTTGAGTCGCATTCGGTTCCTTCCTCACCGCGGGGTCCGGTTCCGGGCCTCATGCCCGTCCTCGGAGCCGACGCGGCTGCCAGCGAACGGTCCGCCGATCCTCAGCGGACGCGGACGACCCCCACCCAGTCGAGATCGAGGATCCCTCCGATGGGTGCTCGGGCCGCGAGGGCGTCGGCCCGCGAGTCGAAACGACCCACGAGCACTCGGTACCACTGCTCGCCGTCGATCACGGCGCTGCGCACGTCGGGCTGCCAACCGTGCGCGCTCTCGAGGCGCCGCGCCGCACCACGCGCGGCGGCCTCTTCGGTGAAACTCGCCACGTGCAGCGCATACCCCGGACCGACCGGGCGGGCCATGTCGCGTTCCCAGTCGGCGAGGCGGGGCTCGGTCTCGACCGGCTCGGGTTCGGGGAATTCGTCCTCGCTTCCGGCCGCCGGCGCCGGCGACTCCACCGACGCGGCGGGTTCCTCGGCCGCGGCTTCCTCGGCCTCTCCCCCGGCCGGGGGGGTGGGTGGAATCTCGCCTTCGCCCGTCGGCGTGCCGGCCACCGTCTCGTCGCCGCTCGCGACGGGCTCCTGCTGGGTCTGCGCGGCCGGATCGACCTCCGGGACCTCGTCCTCGACGACCGGCGGTGGCGCGACGGCGACGTCCACGGGAGGCGTGTCGTCGCGGGACGAGAGCCCCCACCATCCGACGAACGCGACCAGCGCGACGAGAGCGATCACGGCCACCACGCGGAACACCGTCGACGAGCCCCCCGCGTCGTCGGTCGGCTGTTCGAGCGCGCGTGGCCGCGACTCGGGCCATTCCCCGGCCCCCTGTTCCTCTCCTGTGCCACCGGTCTCCCGGTCGGACGTCGCGGAGAAGGGCACGGGGCGCTCGGCGGTCTCGTCGGTCGGAGCGTCCGTGGGCTCCGCGAGCGGCTCGGGTTCGTCCGGTCCTTCCGTCACGCCAGGGTGCTCCGCGGCCTGCCCGGCCTCGACGTCGAACACGTCGTCCACGCGCCGTTCGGCTGCATCCGGTCCAGCGTAGGTCATCAAGCCCGCCACCGGGACGTTGAGTCCGTGCAGATACTCCAGCAGTTCCTGCAGGCGCTCGCCGAGGCTCCGATCGAGGTGAAGACTGACGATCACCGAGTCGGCGTGCACGAGCAGGGGGTGGAAGCGGTCGTCGGCGATCCAGGCCGGTGCGAGGATCAGGACCACGTCGGCCTCGCCCCGGACCTGACCCACGAGGCGGAGCAGGTCCTCTTCCTGGAAGAGTCCCGCGTCGTCGGGCCGGTACGATCCCACGCTCACGAGGTCCACGCCGTCGACCGGGCCGTGGCGACGCACGGCCGACACCGAGGCCCCGTACTGCAGGACGTCGACCAGGCCCTCGGCATCGAGATCCCGATCGGAGGCCCAGCGCGACAGTCCGACGTGACGGACGTCGGCATCCACGATCAGAACGCGTTGACCGCGCTCGGCCATGCGGCGACCCACGAGCACCGCGGTCTGCACGCGGGCGACGGGGTCCTCCTCGACGTCGGTGACCACGGCCACCCGGGCCTCGCCCTCGGCCGTCGGGTGGAGGTGGTCGACGAAGGCCTTCAACTCGTGGTGACGGACGTCGACGCTCCAGGGATCGCCGCGCTCGACCACCGGCCGCAGCGGGGAGTTCACCACGGTGAAGTGACCGTGGCCGCCGTCGAGGTGCTTCAGGCGATCGTCGAGCCAGTTGCGCTCGGGGGAGGCGTCGTCCATCGGGGTCAGTCTCTTCGTTCGAGAGCCTTGGAGCCGCGGGCGGGCGAGATCTCCGAGAAGGCCCGCTCCATGCCCGCTGCCAGTTCCTCGAGTTCGTCCTCGCGTACGGAGCGCAGGTCGAACTCGACGCGATCATCGTCGATCCGCGCGAGGATCGCGGGGTCTCCGCGTCGCAGCGCACGGTGCAGGGCCTCGGCGGCGCGCCCACTGGGCGCGACGCACTCGACCTGCGCGCTTTCGACGGGGTGTTCCGCGAAGGACCCACCGCCGATCGAGGCCGTCGATCGGGTGGCGGCGATCCGCCACCCCTCCGGTGTCCGTGGGGCCAGACGATCGGCCAGCGCGCCAGCGCGCCGGCGGAGCTCGGCCACGGAAGTCCCCAGCGCGTCGAAGAGGGGCAGAGCGGGCTTCGCGCGTTCCGGGGCTTCGGCGTAGCTGGCGAGGGTCGTCTCCAGCGCGACCAGGGCCATCTTGTCGAGCCGCAGCGCCCGCATGAGCGGGTGCCTGGCCATGCGCTGGACGAGTTCCTCCCGCCCGACCGCGAGACCCGCCTGGGGACCGCCCAGGAGCTTGTCCCCGCTGAAGGTCACGAGGTCGGCTCCGGCCTCGAGGGACTCGGCGACCGTCTGCTCCCCCGAGAGCCCGAACTGGCCGTAGTCATACAGGCTTCCGCTCCCCGCGTCAAAGACCAGGTGAGCTCCGCGCTCGCGGCAGATCGCCGCCAGGTCGGCGAGCGAGGCCTCTTCGT
It encodes the following:
- the selA gene encoding L-seryl-tRNA(Sec) selenium transferase; this translates as MQELLRRLPSLNALLERRTVKGLLRHWRRDVIVNLARGILDEERSALRRGRGLSRRYGQDEPTREALLGHCERRLSESLESLSRPKLRRVLNATGVILHTNLGRARLSERVADEVRRVAGEPCALEIDIGSNRRGSRNARVGEWLQLLTGAEAGVAVNNGAAALWLAVRALATRGRSMIVSRGEQVAIGGSFRMPELMHTTGARVVEVGTTNKTSARDYAAVVAEGDLVLKVHPSNYRIEGFHEEASLADLAAICRERGAHLVFDAGSGSLYDYGQFGLSGEQTVAESLEAGADLVTFSGDKLLGGPQAGLAVGREELVQRMARHPLMRALRLDKMALVALETTLASYAEAPERAKPALPLFDALGTSVAELRRRAGALADRLAPRTPEGWRIAATRSTASIGGGSFAEHPVESAQVECVAPSGRAAEALHRALRRGDPAILARIDDDRVEFDLRSVREDELEELAAGMERAFSEISPARGSKALERRD
- the smc gene encoding chromosome segregation protein SMC; amino-acid sequence: MRLKRVEMIGFKSFMDRTVLDFRDGITTVLGPNGCGKSNVVDAVRWVLGEQSAKQLRGEKMEDVIFKGTRKRKPLSMAEVSLVFDNSAQRLNVPYDEVAITRRVSRSGNSDYFLNKTPCRLKDIRDLFYDTGVGNNAYSVIEQEVVGQVLDPNENKVRTILEEGSGIVRYKVKRKEALRKLDLTERDLLRVEDIIEEIGKQVRSLARQVGKARRHQRLFGEVRGLELIRAHHRLRDLARQIDELTEREQSLSTEGAGDDAEAARLSASLETMRPELDALEQTRRDRAHAVSELEAGINAIEGELMVLREKIDTATRRRSEIAEDVDRSRTRLQDIDDEHDAARQERDETSATIEERERFVRELDERARAVLEQYEDARNQLAAAQQLSLGFLKEEADHKRDIATAETRLEGLREEAERLDHAVQEAETSKRNLREELADLETRVVSATREQSDVERAVRAAQEDVGAAEDALQHAREQRESATDELARLESRHEIATRIADELEGYRAGAAALLRDPDHRERTRGAMAERLKVEPGYEAAFELVFGEDADALLVGDVRDARELADHLAQRGLGMASFLADTGAGGQGIGHDPSLPGRPALDLARLEEEASPLLRRWLDRVRVVETNDEAVEASIRHAGDGYSFLSREGLFLRQDGLVRGGAGARRQLALFGRQDQVEELATEVERQREMVASRQRTQHEAAAQVESARQRVEQCRRDLVHVQQSVGELTHELATRRSVLEREDKQLERAIEGRTRVHGEIDELMQRVDGMRRELGRHGADQEASEQRVAALTEQVQDLEQQRDAAGQALSEARLQLTHDRGTDRELASRLERLANMSEDLRGRIERLQSEDSSLDQDLITWRATVDENAERVTSMHREREERRESLREAQEAIETRRAEVEVVQDSLRAVEKRRRERGDALHEVQTRRTELEYQTRNVTDRITEKFQTTVEEGFVSLDLEALPKELVREADDGAKELGTVQMDQVEEMLAERQRKLDQIGPVNFVALEEYDEKKERLEFLEKQRDDLLQSKEDLLQAIDRINRTARNLFRETYEQVRANFKEIFATLFQGGESDLVLHRADDPLEGEIEVVARPTGKRIDSVSLLSGGERALTAIALLFAVYLIKPSPFCLLDEVDAPLDDMNVGRFVRLLERFSERTQFIVITHNKLTMESADHLYGVTMEEHGVSRLVSVSFEQLDKADPIAALEDIARDREAQRGDPAARLQAANGEG
- a CDS encoding SPOR domain-containing protein — encoded protein: MDDASPERNWLDDRLKHLDGGHGHFTVVNSPLRPVVERGDPWSVDVRHHELKAFVDHLHPTAEGEARVAVVTDVEEDPVARVQTAVLVGRRMAERGQRVLIVDADVRHVGLSRWASDRDLDAEGLVDVLQYGASVSAVRRHGPVDGVDLVSVGSYRPDDAGLFQEEDLLRLVGQVRGEADVVLILAPAWIADDRFHPLLVHADSVIVSLHLDRSLGERLQELLEYLHGLNVPVAGLMTYAGPDAAERRVDDVFDVEAGQAAEHPGVTEGPDEPEPLAEPTDAPTDETAERPVPFSATSDRETGGTGEEQGAGEWPESRPRALEQPTDDAGGSSTVFRVVAVIALVALVAFVGWWGLSSRDDTPPVDVAVAPPPVVEDEVPEVDPAAQTQQEPVASGDETVAGTPTGEGEIPPTPPAGGEAEEAAAEEPAASVESPAPAAGSEDEFPEPEPVETEPRLADWERDMARPVGPGYALHVASFTEEAAARGAARRLESAHGWQPDVRSAVIDGEQWYRVLVGRFDSRADALAARAPIGGILDLDWVGVVRVR